The following are encoded together in the Phaseolus vulgaris cultivar G19833 chromosome 9, P. vulgaris v2.0, whole genome shotgun sequence genome:
- the LOC137820693 gene encoding basic helix-loop-helix protein 80-like gives MAAFSYQYHPFLVDPAFFPSNMNTPSSPPPPQFHLPQETSFNVTNQETSCVDQSSKITISDNEPSVTKNLSPQSSVVVDKLETGEQVTQKVHTPVEKKRRTRNGSSLTSNTQSKDTAAEGRTKKQRKNNGGVKEEDKAKVEKKEQRKCPEEPPTGYIHVRARRGQATDSHSLAERVRREKISERMKVLQRLVPGCDKVTGKALMLDEIINYVQSLQNQVEFLSMKLASMNPMFYDLSSDIDTLLVRPEKLNSMASPSPIPCVSHCNSPNQATTFADTTTMTPTNIFHNASDYLLDNSTSFFLQGQRSTMFSEEDTGSHLWDAEDQRQKFLHPYGFSNNLCSFH, from the exons ATGGCAGCTTTTTCATACCAATACCATCCTTTTCTGGTTGATCCTGCATTCTTCCCCTCCAACATGAACACCccttcttctcctcctcctcccCAGTTTCACCTCCCTCAGGAAACATCTTTCAATGTCACAAACCAGGAGACTAGCTGTGTTGACCAAAGCTCCAAGATCACCATCAGTGACAATGAGCCTTCTGTCACTAAAAACCTTAGCCCTCAGTCCTCTGTGGTGGTGGACAAGCTTGAAACTGGCGAGCAGGTCACTCAGAAGGTTCACACTCCTGTGGAGAAGAAAAGGAGAACCAGAAATGGATCTTCCTTGACTAGTAACACTCAATCCAAG GATACTGCAGCAGAAGGAAGAACCAAGAAACAAAGAAAGAACAATGGTGGGGTGAAAGAAGAGGACAAGGCAAAAGTAGAGAAGAAGGAGCAGAGAAAATGTCCTGAAGAGCCCCCAACAGGCTATATCCACGTCAGAGCAAGAAGGGGTCAGGCAACGGATAGCCACAGCCTTGCTGAGAGG GTGAGAAGAGAGAAGATAAGTGAAAGGATGAAGGTGTTGCAACGGCTTGTGCCAGGCTGTGATAAG GTGACTGGAAAGGCCCTTATGTTGGAtgaaataatcaattatgttcaGTCTTTACAGAATCAAGTTGAG TTCTTGTCAATGAAGCTTGCTTCCATGAATCCCATGTTTTATGACTTGTCATCGGACATAGACACCCTCTTGGTTAGACCAGAG AAACTAAATAGCATGGCATCACCATCACCAATACCATGTGTGTCACATTGCAACAGCCCCAACCAAGCCACAACTTTTGCTGATACAACCACCATGACCCCCACCAACATCTTTCACAATGCTAGTGACTATCTTTTGGATAACTCAACTTCATTTTTTCTTCAAGGGCAGAGGTCAACTATGTTCTCTGAGGAG GATACCGGTAGTCATC